One genomic segment of Ricinus communis isolate WT05 ecotype wild-type chromosome 5, ASM1957865v1, whole genome shotgun sequence includes these proteins:
- the LOC8286610 gene encoding uncharacterized protein LOC8286610 → MATAPVKPQQLHNFPISLKWGQTTTTTTISANHQHHHHNRSSSSNNQRLATPVHESETESDPDQSQSTIRHPRVGSRSARVHRYSFASCSTLLPKAKTEIPQKPEATEKPQQKNLAVLENNNKNEAEEIEEEDSSSRPWKLRPRKGILTGSSKETATLLGNEQRDSTTPKSMRLRGLVDSTSSGLGVGLGNGVSLEKKEKRKFWVALSREEIEEDVFVLTGSRPARRPKKRPKNVQKILDSVFPGLWLVGTTADSYRVADPPVKR, encoded by the exons ATGGCAACAGCACCTGTGAAGCCGCAACAGTTACACAACTTCCCTATTTCTCTCAAATGGGGCCAAACCACCACTACCACCACAATCAGCGCCAATCACCAGCACCACCACCACAATCGGAGCTCCAGTAGCAACAACCAGCGACTAGCAACACCTGTGCATGAGTCCGAAACTGAATCCGACCCGGACCAATCACAATCCACAATCCGACATCCTCGCGTCGGATCCCGTTCTGCACGTGTACATCGCTACTCATTTGCATCTTGCTCTACTCTTCTACCTAAAGCGAAAACGGAAATCCCGCAAAAACCGGAAGCTACTGAAAAGCCGCAGCAGAAGAACCTCGCCGTTttggaaaataataataagaacgaagcagaagaaatagaagaagaggATTCATCATCCAGGCCGTGGAAGTTGAGGCCAAGGAAAGGGATATTAACTGGAAGTAGTAAAGAAACGGCGACGCTTCTTGGAAATGAGCAGAGGGACAGTACGACGCCAAAATCGATGAGACTAAGAGGATTAGTAGACTCCACATCGTCAGGATTAGGAGTAGGATTAGGAAACGGTGTTAGTTtggagaagaaagagaaaaggaagttTTGGGTAGCCTTATCAAGGGAAGAAATTGAAGAGGATGTTTTTGTATTGACTGGTTCTAGACCTGCTAGAAGACCTAAAAAACGTCCAAAAAACGTACAGAAAATTCTTGAT AGTGTTTTTCCTGGATTATGGTTGGTAGGCACTACAGCTGATTCTTATAGAGTTGCCGATCCTCCGGTGAAG AGGTGA